In a single window of the Olivibacter sp. SDN3 genome:
- a CDS encoding DUF423 domain-containing protein has protein sequence MNKRIILTAAFFGMIAVILGAFGAHGLSGKISEQSIENWHTAVNYQFYHTLALLFLATFSRAKNTLINVSYFAFTIGILLFCGSLYLLSTREITGISETQILGPVTPIGGVAFILGWVTLFLATLKGR, from the coding sequence ATGAACAAACGTATCATACTGACCGCTGCATTCTTTGGGATGATTGCAGTTATATTGGGAGCTTTTGGAGCACACGGCCTCTCCGGGAAAATTAGTGAACAAAGTATAGAGAACTGGCATACAGCAGTTAACTACCAGTTTTATCATACGCTTGCATTACTTTTTTTAGCTACTTTTTCCAGAGCTAAAAACACGCTTATAAATGTGTCATATTTTGCTTTTACCATCGGAATATTGTTGTTTTGCGGATCATTATATCTTTTATCAACTAGAGAAATTACAGGTATTTCGGAAACTCAAATATTAGGTCCTGTGACTCCGATAGGTGGAGTTGCTTTTATCCTCGGTTGGGTAACATTATTTTTGGCCACACTTAAGGGTAGATAA